The Solibacillus sp. FSL W7-1436 genome window below encodes:
- a CDS encoding peptide chain release factor 3 has translation MTLEQDILSRRTFAIISHPDAGKTTITEKLLLFGGAIRDAGTVKGKKSGKFATSDWMEIEKQRGISVTSSVMQFDYSGCRVNILDTPGHQDFSEDTYRTLMAVDSAVMVVDAAKGIEAQTLKLFKVCKMRGIPIFTFINKLDRQGKEPLELIEELEEVLGINAYPMNWPIGMGKEFLGIYDRYNKRIEQFRVEEGDRYLPLDEEGHLAVDNDMKKTSYYSQAIDDIELLNEAGNEYSEDKIARGELTPVFFGSALTNFGVQTFLDTYLKFAPIPQPRITEDEQFIDPVDYGEFSGFIFKIQANMNPAHRDRIAFVRIVSGKFERGMNMTLSRTGKSFKVTQSTQFLADDRETVNEAVAGDIIGLYDTGTYQIGDTVVGGKKTFNFEKLPQFTPEIFMKVSAKNVMKGKQFQKGVLQLVQEGAIQYFKTMHTEEVILGAVGQLQFEVFQHRMINEYNVEVIMQPIGSKIARWIENEEDVKDSMHSQRSMLVKDRFDNRVFLFENEFAMRWFSEKNENIQLYSLL, from the coding sequence ATGACTTTAGAACAAGATATATTATCGCGTCGTACATTCGCCATCATCAGTCACCCGGATGCTGGTAAAACGACGATTACAGAAAAATTACTATTATTCGGTGGAGCGATTCGTGACGCAGGAACAGTAAAAGGAAAGAAGTCAGGAAAGTTTGCGACATCTGACTGGATGGAAATCGAGAAACAACGTGGAATCTCGGTTACTTCTTCTGTTATGCAATTCGATTATTCAGGCTGCCGTGTAAACATTCTAGATACACCCGGACACCAAGACTTCTCGGAAGATACGTACCGTACGTTAATGGCTGTAGACTCGGCTGTCATGGTAGTGGATGCAGCTAAAGGGATTGAGGCCCAAACATTAAAGCTATTCAAAGTTTGTAAGATGCGCGGTATCCCGATTTTTACATTTATCAACAAATTGGACCGTCAAGGGAAAGAGCCGTTGGAGCTTATTGAAGAATTGGAAGAAGTGCTTGGCATTAATGCATACCCAATGAATTGGCCGATCGGTATGGGTAAAGAATTCCTGGGAATTTACGACCGTTACAACAAACGTATCGAACAGTTCCGTGTAGAAGAAGGCGACCGCTACTTGCCGCTTGATGAAGAAGGGCATTTAGCTGTTGATAACGATATGAAAAAAACATCGTACTATTCACAGGCTATCGACGATATCGAACTTCTGAATGAAGCTGGAAATGAGTATTCGGAAGATAAAATCGCACGTGGTGAATTGACACCGGTATTCTTCGGTTCGGCATTAACAAACTTCGGTGTTCAAACTTTCCTTGATACGTATCTGAAATTTGCACCGATTCCTCAGCCTCGAATTACGGAAGATGAGCAATTTATCGATCCTGTAGATTATGGCGAGTTTTCTGGTTTCATTTTTAAGATTCAAGCGAATATGAACCCTGCACACCGCGACCGTATCGCATTCGTGCGTATCGTATCGGGTAAATTTGAGCGTGGTATGAACATGACACTTTCGCGTACAGGCAAATCTTTCAAAGTAACACAGTCAACACAATTCCTTGCAGATGATCGTGAAACAGTAAATGAAGCAGTTGCCGGTGATATTATCGGTCTTTATGATACAGGTACGTATCAAATTGGAGATACAGTAGTCGGCGGCAAAAAAACATTCAACTTTGAAAAATTACCTCAGTTCACACCTGAAATTTTCATGAAAGTTTCGGCGAAAAACGTAATGAAAGGGAAGCAATTCCAAAAAGGTGTTCTGCAATTAGTTCAAGAGGGCGCAATTCAATATTTCAAAACAATGCATACGGAAGAAGTAATTCTTGGTGCGGTTGGTCAATTACAGTTTGAAGTATTCCAGCATCGAATGATTAACGAATACAATGTCGAAGTAATTATGCAGCCGATCGGCAGTAAGATTGCACGCTGGATTGAAAACGAAGAAGATGTGAAAGATTCTATGCATTCACAACGTTCAATGCTTGTTAAAGACCGTTTCGACAACAGAGTATTCTTATTTGAAAACGAATTTGCGATGCGCTGGTTCTCTGAGAAAAACGAAAACATTCAGTTATACAGCTTGTTATAA
- a CDS encoding NRDE family protein, with amino-acid sequence MCLIAFSYKVHPLYPLIIVANRDEFYDRPTAAAHFWEDDPDILAGRDLRQQGSWMGLSKSGRFAAITNYRDPRLPETGQLSRGEIVRLFLTSTESTDSFIQSLRSKRDSYGGFNVLLYDGEDMHHYNNIYDEHHIVDSGIHGVSNATLNTPWPKVNTAKSVLENTVDKETIEMNTLISLLANDDIAQDEVLPNTGVGIHLERSLSAQFVKLPNYGTRCSTAIVFHNNGEIDFLERTYEDGKYKFDRSYRIDTGN; translated from the coding sequence ATGTGTTTAATTGCATTTTCCTATAAAGTTCATCCTTTATATCCGCTCATCATCGTTGCAAATCGTGACGAATTTTATGATCGTCCGACAGCGGCTGCCCATTTTTGGGAAGATGATCCTGATATATTGGCGGGGCGTGATTTACGTCAGCAAGGCAGCTGGATGGGGCTGTCGAAAAGCGGTCGTTTTGCTGCCATCACAAATTACCGTGATCCGCGCCTTCCTGAAACCGGCCAATTGTCGCGTGGTGAAATTGTACGGTTGTTTTTAACTTCTACAGAATCGACAGATTCTTTTATTCAGTCACTGCGTTCGAAAAGAGATTCGTACGGCGGCTTCAATGTTTTGCTTTATGACGGCGAAGACATGCATCATTACAACAATATTTATGATGAACACCACATTGTTGACAGTGGAATTCATGGTGTAAGTAACGCTACATTAAATACACCATGGCCAAAAGTAAATACGGCGAAATCTGTACTGGAAAATACAGTCGATAAAGAAACAATCGAAATGAATACCTTAATTTCGCTATTGGCCAATGATGATATCGCACAAGATGAAGTATTGCCAAATACTGGTGTAGGTATCCATCTGGAAAGGTCCTTATCCGCTCAATTTGTAAAACTTCCTAATTACGGCACGCGCTGCTCGACCGCCATTGTTTTTCACAATAATGGAGAAATTGATTTTCTTGAGCGGACATATGAGGACGGCAAGTATAAATTTGACCGGTCTTACCGTATAGATACGGGAAATTGA
- a CDS encoding efflux RND transporter permease subunit, whose protein sequence is MNISKFSIKRPVFTIVSMIFVLILGAVSLFKIPITLIPDLNPPIGVVVTSYPGASPIEVNEKVTKPLEASLATLPGIKRVQSTSLESSNLIILEFDWSTKMDDVQTDILQRIDLVPLPEDAGRPSFLKFDPSQFPIIQLALSAESEEVDIRQIAESLEQELQRTEGVASVTVSGEIVEEVQIELDAQKLEQNNLTQNDVMQIIQASNISMPGAELSTNENQLLTTRVVSLFTSPEEIADVVLSVNPLTGEAIKVQDIANVERKEQETNTITRANDRQAVLISVLQESGANTANVSETFQKELGQLLGEPQYEGIEATILFDQGDYVRLAIGNISSSLIFGGLFAMLVLFVFLSGIKSPLIIGIAIPYSVIVTFVLMFFADFSLNIMTLGALALGIGMLVDNAIVVIENIERHLELGEHPKEAAVNGAKEVALAITASTVTTIAVFVPVIFISGLIGQIFVEFALTISFSLIASLFVALTVVPMLASRFLRTKPATVVKKRHESWLYRNYMKALKWSLKRRGLILTITIVLVGISGFTLYKTGTEFLPPTDEGFVSLSVELPNDATVEKTEQIVSKIEEMAKGYDEVDVVVSLIGGNQQSLSRGTSEQNEGEISVKLVELSERDRSIFEFVEQFEKQVQQEIGERAEVTFSLSSSSGSTPNSLTFRVTDSDESQLKETVASIQQRVAKIDSVVEVTTDLDEVKEEIQIEVNRDDALQYGLMPAQIAQTVNMMTRGAFTTQIIAEDGEVLGVYTGFGKAYREDVEALKTMKLRTNAGVFVELQQLASVEIKETQTAIRRSDQASAVAVFVKYNTSESLSGISKKVDDAVDEVGIPATSKVVFGGDRELFDSAKQDMILAILLAVILIYLVMGAQFESFKLPFVMMFSVPLMVIGVAVSLFITNTLLGVTAIIGILILVGIVVNNGIVLIDYINQKRQLGLNINDAIITGAQDRMRPILMTALTTILGLVPLALGIGEGTEMNQPMAVVVIGGLISSTILTLFIVPIIYSMIEKEAKQ, encoded by the coding sequence ATGAATATAAGCAAGTTTTCTATAAAGCGCCCGGTTTTTACAATTGTTTCGATGATTTTCGTGCTAATACTCGGCGCAGTTTCATTATTTAAAATACCTATTACGTTAATACCTGATTTAAATCCGCCGATTGGGGTTGTTGTGACAAGCTATCCGGGAGCAAGTCCAATAGAAGTAAACGAAAAAGTAACAAAGCCGCTTGAAGCCTCCCTGGCGACTTTACCGGGGATTAAACGAGTGCAGTCGACATCGTTGGAAAGCTCGAATCTCATTATTTTGGAATTTGATTGGTCAACGAAGATGGATGATGTCCAAACGGATATTTTACAGCGTATTGATCTTGTCCCACTTCCTGAAGATGCGGGAAGACCGAGCTTTTTGAAGTTTGACCCTTCGCAGTTTCCGATTATTCAATTGGCGCTGTCAGCAGAAAGTGAAGAAGTCGATATTAGACAAATCGCCGAATCACTTGAGCAGGAGCTGCAACGGACTGAAGGGGTGGCTAGTGTAACCGTCTCCGGTGAAATAGTGGAAGAAGTACAGATTGAGCTTGATGCGCAGAAGCTAGAGCAAAATAATTTAACGCAAAATGATGTGATGCAAATTATTCAGGCGAGTAATATTTCAATGCCAGGTGCAGAGCTAAGTACAAATGAAAATCAGTTGTTAACGACCCGGGTAGTAAGCCTGTTTACAAGTCCTGAAGAAATAGCGGATGTTGTGCTTTCGGTCAATCCATTAACAGGTGAAGCAATAAAAGTTCAGGATATAGCAAACGTAGAACGAAAAGAGCAGGAAACGAATACGATTACAAGGGCTAATGACCGGCAGGCTGTACTCATCTCGGTTTTGCAGGAGTCAGGAGCAAATACTGCAAATGTTTCTGAAACTTTTCAGAAGGAGCTTGGCCAATTGTTGGGTGAGCCTCAATACGAAGGAATCGAAGCGACTATTTTATTTGACCAGGGGGATTATGTACGTTTAGCGATCGGTAATATTAGCTCTTCGCTTATTTTTGGCGGACTGTTTGCGATGCTTGTACTATTCGTCTTTTTATCCGGAATAAAAAGTCCGCTAATTATTGGTATCGCGATTCCTTATTCAGTCATCGTAACGTTTGTGCTTATGTTTTTTGCGGACTTCTCTTTAAATATTATGACACTCGGTGCCCTTGCACTTGGAATCGGGATGCTTGTGGATAATGCCATTGTCGTAATAGAAAATATTGAACGCCATTTAGAGCTCGGGGAGCATCCGAAAGAGGCGGCAGTCAATGGGGCAAAGGAAGTGGCTTTAGCGATTACCGCTTCTACTGTTACGACGATTGCGGTTTTTGTGCCGGTCATTTTTATAAGCGGGTTAATCGGACAAATATTTGTAGAGTTTGCATTAACGATTTCGTTTAGTCTGATTGCTTCTCTATTTGTGGCATTAACAGTTGTTCCGATGCTGGCCAGCCGCTTTTTACGAACTAAGCCGGCAACTGTAGTAAAGAAGCGTCATGAATCATGGCTGTATCGTAATTATATGAAAGCATTAAAATGGAGTTTAAAGAGACGGGGTCTGATTTTAACAATTACAATCGTCTTGGTAGGGATATCCGGATTCACATTATATAAAACAGGTACTGAGTTTTTGCCGCCGACAGATGAAGGCTTTGTATCGTTGTCTGTCGAGCTGCCAAACGATGCGACAGTAGAAAAAACAGAACAAATTGTTTCAAAAATCGAGGAGATGGCGAAGGGGTATGATGAAGTTGATGTAGTGGTCAGTTTAATTGGAGGAAATCAGCAATCTTTATCACGGGGCACTAGTGAACAAAATGAAGGGGAGATCTCAGTCAAGCTCGTTGAATTATCGGAAAGAGATCGTTCCATTTTTGAGTTTGTCGAGCAATTTGAAAAACAAGTACAGCAGGAAATCGGAGAGCGTGCGGAAGTGACGTTTTCACTGTCATCTTCTTCCGGATCAACACCGAATTCCTTAACATTCCGTGTGACAGACAGCGATGAATCCCAGCTGAAAGAAACGGTCGCTTCCATCCAGCAACGTGTTGCAAAGATTGATTCGGTTGTTGAAGTAACGACAGATTTGGATGAAGTGAAAGAGGAAATTCAAATTGAAGTAAATCGTGATGATGCACTCCAATATGGACTAATGCCTGCACAAATCGCACAAACCGTCAATATGATGACACGAGGCGCATTTACAACGCAGATAATCGCCGAAGATGGTGAAGTACTCGGTGTATACACAGGTTTCGGGAAAGCGTACCGTGAAGATGTGGAAGCACTTAAAACGATGAAGCTTCGAACAAATGCCGGGGTATTTGTCGAACTGCAGCAGCTGGCATCTGTTGAAATAAAAGAAACCCAAACGGCGATTCGGAGATCGGATCAGGCATCGGCCGTTGCGGTATTTGTAAAATATAATACGTCCGAATCCCTTAGCGGTATTTCAAAGAAAGTTGATGACGCCGTTGACGAAGTGGGCATTCCTGCAACATCAAAAGTTGTTTTTGGCGGTGACCGTGAACTGTTCGATAGTGCAAAACAAGATATGATTTTAGCCATTCTGCTGGCGGTCATTTTAATTTATCTAGTAATGGGCGCTCAATTCGAATCATTTAAGCTGCCGTTTGTTATGATGTTCAGTGTTCCGTTAATGGTTATCGGTGTCGCTGTTTCATTGTTCATAACAAATACACTGCTTGGTGTCACAGCCATTATCGGAATCCTTATATTAGTGGGGATTGTGGTGAATAACGGCATTGTTCTCATTGACTATATCAATCAAAAACGACAGCTCGGATTAAATATAAACGATGCTATTATTACCGGGGCACAGGACCGGATGAGACCGATATTAATGACGGCTTTGACGACTATTTTAGGGTTGGTACCATTAGCGTTAGGAATTGGCGAAGGGACAGAAATGAATCAGCCAATGGCGGTTGTCGTTATTGGGGGACTGATCAGTTCAACAATTTTAACATTATTTATCGTACCGATCATATACAGTATGATTGAAAAAGAAGCAAAACAATAG
- a CDS encoding TerC family protein, with protein MEAILLEYAWVLLVLVFLEGLLAADNAVVMAVMVKHLPKEQQKKALFYGLFGAFVFRFIALFLITFLAKYWEIQALGAAYLLFISIKHLYDNHFKKQDEESEIKEGKGSGFWMTVLKVELADIAFAIDSMLAAVAIAMTLPHISDYHIGGINAGPFAVMFLGGFIGLVIMRFAAQMFVKLLNDYPTLETAAFLIVGWVGVKLAVLALGHENLAIIDPHFPHSTLWKSIFWVVLLGLAVGGYLVSVYKNKKAKAE; from the coding sequence ATGGAAGCAATTTTATTAGAATACGCATGGGTCTTACTTGTATTAGTATTCCTTGAAGGGCTGTTAGCTGCAGATAATGCAGTTGTAATGGCAGTAATGGTTAAACATTTACCAAAAGAACAACAGAAAAAGGCATTATTTTACGGATTGTTCGGTGCATTCGTATTCCGTTTCATCGCACTGTTCCTTATTACGTTCTTAGCGAAATACTGGGAAATTCAAGCGCTTGGTGCGGCTTATCTATTATTCATATCCATAAAACATCTATACGATAATCACTTTAAAAAGCAGGATGAGGAGTCGGAAATCAAAGAAGGTAAAGGTTCTGGTTTCTGGATGACGGTATTAAAAGTAGAGCTTGCGGATATTGCGTTTGCGATTGACTCGATGCTTGCAGCAGTAGCTATTGCAATGACTTTACCGCATATTAGTGATTACCATATTGGCGGAATTAATGCCGGTCCATTCGCTGTTATGTTCCTTGGTGGCTTTATTGGGCTTGTCATTATGCGTTTTGCGGCACAAATGTTTGTCAAGCTGTTAAACGACTATCCGACATTGGAAACTGCGGCATTTTTAATTGTAGGTTGGGTAGGTGTCAAATTGGCTGTATTGGCATTAGGACATGAGAACCTGGCTATTATCGATCCTCACTTCCCACACTCGACATTATGGAAAAGCATCTTCTGGGTGGTGCTCCTTGGACTTGCAGTGGGCGGCTATTTAGTAAGTGTGTACAAAAACAAAAAAGCAAAAGCAGAATAA
- a CDS encoding TrkH family potassium uptake protein, producing MPFKKFEERKITPFQILITYYSVAILIAFLLLRLPGVHLEGVHVSFLDSLFTAVSAVSVTGLTTVTVAETYSSFGLAMILLILQFGAIGIMSIGTFLWLLFGKKIGMRERQLIMIDHNQYNLSGVVALIRQIAKLLFMIEFTGAFILTVHFKRYFATWEEAAINGLFAAISSTTNGGFDITGMSLEPFHHDYFIQFVCMILIFLGAIGFPVLIEVKAYLTKKDPAFRFSLFTKVTTFTYVALFIFGSVVIFIIESFQSFKGMRWHEAVFTAMFQSVSTRSAGLTTFDVTSFNEATQLFMSALMFIGASPSSVGGGIRTTTFAIVILFLIAFSRGQSEIQIFNREIHVIDVFRSFAVLIFAIIMVLGAAMILFITESRATMMEVIFEITSAFGTCGMSLGITGDLTAFGKMVIMVLMFVGRVGLISFLYSIGGSAQKKKYHFPKERIIIG from the coding sequence ATGCCTTTTAAAAAGTTCGAAGAGCGGAAAATCACGCCTTTCCAAATTTTAATCACTTATTATTCTGTAGCCATTTTAATTGCGTTTCTATTGCTGCGTCTTCCGGGAGTACATCTGGAAGGCGTACACGTATCATTTTTAGATAGTCTGTTTACAGCAGTTAGTGCAGTCAGTGTAACAGGCTTAACGACTGTTACTGTTGCAGAAACCTACAGCAGCTTTGGACTTGCAATGATTTTGCTGATCCTGCAATTCGGTGCGATCGGAATTATGTCCATCGGTACGTTTTTATGGCTGTTGTTTGGTAAGAAAATCGGTATGCGTGAACGTCAGCTCATTATGATTGACCATAATCAGTATAATTTATCGGGTGTCGTTGCATTGATTCGTCAAATTGCCAAGCTGCTGTTTATGATTGAATTTACCGGTGCCTTCATATTAACGGTTCACTTTAAGCGTTATTTTGCAACATGGGAAGAGGCGGCGATCAATGGATTGTTTGCAGCCATTTCATCGACAACAAACGGAGGCTTTGATATTACGGGAATGAGTCTGGAACCATTCCACCATGATTATTTCATCCAATTTGTCTGTATGATTCTAATTTTCCTTGGAGCAATCGGTTTTCCTGTATTAATTGAAGTGAAGGCCTATTTAACGAAAAAGGATCCGGCATTTCGCTTCAGCTTATTTACAAAGGTTACGACGTTTACGTATGTTGCTTTATTTATTTTCGGTTCAGTTGTTATTTTTATAATCGAGTCGTTCCAGTCATTTAAAGGAATGCGATGGCATGAGGCGGTATTTACAGCCATGTTTCAATCGGTTTCCACCAGATCGGCCGGTTTGACGACCTTTGACGTAACATCGTTTAATGAGGCGACACAGCTCTTTATGAGTGCGCTGATGTTTATCGGGGCGTCACCAAGTTCTGTGGGGGGCGGAATCCGCACAACGACATTTGCAATTGTCATTTTATTTTTAATCGCATTTTCCCGCGGGCAGTCGGAAATTCAAATCTTTAACCGGGAAATTCATGTAATCGATGTTTTCCGCTCGTTTGCGGTGCTGATCTTTGCGATTATTATGGTGCTCGGCGCTGCGATGATATTGTTCATTACAGAATCCCGCGCAACGATGATGGAAGTCATATTTGAAATCACTTCAGCGTTCGGAACCTGCGGGATGTCGCTTGGCATAACAGGGGACTTAACGGCATTCGGGAAAATGGTCATTATGGTGCTCATGTTTGTAGGGCGTGTAGGGCTCATTTCTTTCCTGTATTCAATCGGAGGGTCTGCCCAGAAGAAGAAGTACCATTTCCCGAAGGAAAGAATCATTATCGGGTAA
- a CDS encoding transposase: MKIFLVISSIIVPLIMVVIRKKISKSAIIFNIFAVIFVIIFGSIASTSIYQIIIDDAVFMTKIHGLFLNELFLISGAYIGVFTIYRLMILTLHEK, from the coding sequence TTGAAAATATTTTTAGTTATTTCCAGCATTATTGTTCCGCTTATTATGGTTGTTATAAGAAAGAAAATCAGTAAGTCTGCCATTATTTTCAATATATTCGCTGTTATTTTTGTCATCATTTTCGGCAGTATCGCATCCACTTCCATTTATCAGATCATTATTGACGATGCTGTATTTATGACAAAAATCCACGGTTTATTTTTAAATGAACTCTTTTTGATTTCCGGTGCATATATCGGAGTGTTTACCATTTACAGGCTGATGATTCTCACATTGCATGAAAAATAA
- a CDS encoding B12-binding domain-containing radical SAM protein, which translates to MKTILSTLNAKYIHTNLAIRYLKAAAQPEFDCELAEYTIKDPAFNIVSDIFQKKPDVVGFSCYIWNINETIAVIRMLKTVLPHVKIVLGGPEVSYDVHEWIRKHEEIDFIIMGEGEVSFKEMLRHFNGEIPLEKVPGICYLEEGKLKIHAQPPKIDLREIASPFRFEEDLPHVGKRIQYIETSRGCPFSCQFCLSSIEVGVRYFNREKIKEDIRYLMDNGAKTIKFVDRTFNISRSYAMEMFQFLIDEHQPGVVFQFEITADIMRPEVIQFLNDNAPKGLFRFEIGVQSTNDLTNDLVKRRQNFEKLTRTVTMVKEGGKIDQHLDLIAGLPEEDYTSFRKTFNDVFAMRPEELQLGFLKLLRGTGLRLEAEKYGYTYVDISPYEIFSNNVLTFDDIVRIKHAEDVLEKYWNAHRMDNTIEYLVTKVFETPFDFFQSFGTYWETKGWSRIGHQLEDLFRRLLEFLQTVEHADLEVITSLMKYDFLQGQQFQPRKLWWNDRLSEVEMKDVYARIKENPSLVGEEFAAMQITERELFKHSLIIPFHVDLQNYEVGAPQKKTGYLFTYFRNGQQPYFSTFN; encoded by the coding sequence ATGAAAACTATATTAAGTACACTCAATGCAAAATATATTCATACTAATTTAGCGATTCGCTATTTAAAAGCAGCAGCACAGCCTGAATTCGACTGTGAGCTTGCTGAATATACTATTAAAGACCCGGCTTTCAACATCGTATCCGACATTTTCCAAAAGAAACCGGATGTTGTCGGATTCAGCTGTTATATTTGGAATATCAATGAGACGATTGCGGTAATTCGTATGCTAAAAACGGTATTGCCCCATGTCAAGATTGTATTGGGCGGTCCTGAAGTTTCCTATGATGTCCATGAATGGATACGCAAACATGAGGAAATTGATTTCATCATTATGGGTGAGGGTGAAGTTTCATTTAAAGAAATGCTTCGTCACTTCAATGGTGAAATTCCACTCGAAAAAGTGCCTGGTATTTGCTATTTAGAAGAAGGCAAATTAAAAATCCATGCACAGCCACCTAAAATCGATTTGCGGGAGATTGCTTCCCCTTTCCGATTTGAAGAAGACCTGCCTCACGTAGGTAAACGGATTCAATATATTGAAACGAGCCGCGGCTGTCCTTTCAGCTGTCAATTCTGTTTATCTTCTATTGAAGTAGGGGTTCGTTATTTCAACCGTGAGAAGATTAAAGAAGATATTCGCTACTTAATGGATAACGGGGCAAAAACGATTAAATTCGTAGACCGTACCTTTAATATAAGCCGCAGTTATGCGATGGAAATGTTCCAGTTTTTAATTGATGAACATCAGCCGGGTGTCGTATTCCAGTTCGAAATTACGGCAGACATTATGCGCCCTGAAGTCATCCAGTTTTTAAATGACAATGCTCCGAAAGGTCTGTTCCGTTTTGAAATCGGTGTCCAGTCTACTAATGACTTAACGAACGACCTTGTAAAACGTCGTCAAAACTTCGAGAAGCTTACTCGTACTGTCACGATGGTAAAAGAAGGCGGCAAAATCGATCAGCATCTTGATTTAATTGCCGGATTGCCTGAAGAGGATTATACGTCATTCCGTAAAACATTTAATGATGTGTTTGCAATGCGCCCGGAAGAGCTGCAGCTTGGCTTTCTGAAACTGCTGCGCGGGACAGGCTTACGATTGGAAGCCGAAAAGTACGGCTACACATATGTTGATATTTCGCCATATGAAATATTCTCAAATAATGTATTAACTTTTGATGATATTGTCCGTATTAAACACGCGGAAGACGTATTGGAAAAGTATTGGAATGCACATCGTATGGACAATACAATTGAATATTTAGTAACAAAAGTATTTGAAACGCCATTCGACTTTTTCCAAAGCTTCGGCACATACTGGGAAACAAAAGGCTGGTCACGTATCGGACATCAGCTAGAAGATTTATTCCGCCGTTTACTCGAGTTCCTTCAAACGGTCGAGCATGCCGACCTGGAAGTGATAACAAGCTTGATGAAATATGACTTCCTGCAAGGTCAGCAGTTCCAGCCGCGTAAACTTTGGTGGAATGACCGTCTTTCTGAAGTTGAGATGAAAGATGTCTACGCACGTATTAAAGAAAACCCTTCTCTTGTAGGCGAGGAATTTGCAGCAATGCAGATTACAGAACGCGAATTATTCAAGCATTCATTAATTATTCCGTTCCACGTCGATTTACAAAATTACGAAGTCGGTGCACCACAAAAGAAAACAGGCTATTTATTCACATACTTCCGCAATGGACAACAGCCTTATTTCAGCACATTCAATTAA